A window of the Phragmites australis chromosome 20, lpPhrAust1.1, whole genome shotgun sequence genome harbors these coding sequences:
- the LOC133902438 gene encoding mediator of RNA polymerase II transcription subunit 10b-like, whose translation MDNAAPNPSAAAAGNGVQASGAGVEGPGDASKQNLAQVTSSIQKTLGLLHQLNLTVSSFNSASQLPLLQRLNALVAELDTMQKLAEGCNIQVPMEVVNLIDDGKNPDEFTRDVLNSCIAKNQITKGKTDAFKSLRKHLLEELEQAFPEDVEAYREIRATAAAESKRLAQSQSTLPNGDAKVKAEH comes from the exons ATGGACAACGCCGCCCCGAACCCTTCCGCCGCTGCGGCAGGGAACGGCGTCCAAGCGTCGGGGGCCGGCGTGGAGGGGCCCGGGGACGCGTCGAAGCAGAACCTGGCGCAGGTGACGAGCTCGATCCAGAAGACGCTGGGCCTGCTCCACCAGCTCAACCTcaccgtttcctccttcaactccGCCTCCCAGCTCCCCCTGCTCCAACGCCT GAACGCGCTCGTGGCGGAGCTCGACACGATGCAGAAGCTCGCCGAGGGGTGCAACATCCAGGTGCCAATGGAGGTCGTCAA TTTGATTGATGACGGGAAGAACCCCGACGAGTTCACGAGGGACGTGCTCAACAGCTGCATCGCCAAAAACCAGATCACCAAGGGCAAGACCGACGCTTTCAAG AGCCTACGGAAGCATCTTCTTGAGGAGCTTGAACAAGCTTTCCCTGAGGACGTAGAAGCATACAGGGAGATACGtgccactgctgctgct GAGTCAAAGCGATTGGCTCAGTCCCAGAGTACATTGCCTAATGGAGATGCCAAAGTGAAAGCTGAGCACTGA